A genomic window from Thalassoroseus pseudoceratinae includes:
- a CDS encoding DUF1501 domain-containing protein — MHPLLQTRRHFFSRTATGIGTAALASLLNSSNSAAANEPSQQTGGVLSSLPFPAKAKRVIYLFMSGAPSQLDTFDYKPKMDAMFDKDLPDSIRQGQRLTTMTSGQKRFPIAPSKFKFAQHGKSGAWVSELLPHTAKIVDDLAFIKTVNTEAINHDPAITYIQTGSQQPGRPSLGAWLSYGLGQENQNLPGFVVLHSTWSAKRDAQAIYSRLWGSGFLPSKHQGVSLRSKGDPVLYLSNPPGVDGQTRRTMLDALGQLNQQQFDTVGDPEINTRIAQYEMAYRMQTSVPDLMDLSGEPKHILEQYGPDVTKPGTFAANCLLARRLAERDVRFVQIFHRGWDHHGALPRDLPLQCGDVDQPAAALVQDLKQRGLLDDTLVIWGGEFGRTIYCQGGLTRQNYGRDHHPRCFTVWMAGGGVKGGITYGETDDFSYNVVDKPVHIHDLNATVLRCLGIDHERLIYRFQGRDFRLTDVHGNVVEEILA; from the coding sequence ATGCATCCGCTTTTGCAAACTCGCCGACACTTCTTCAGTCGCACGGCAACCGGTATCGGCACTGCGGCATTGGCCTCGCTGTTGAATTCCTCGAACTCGGCCGCCGCGAATGAGCCGTCGCAACAAACGGGCGGCGTGCTGAGTTCGCTGCCGTTCCCTGCGAAAGCGAAACGGGTCATCTATCTGTTTATGTCCGGAGCGCCGTCGCAACTCGACACCTTCGACTACAAGCCGAAGATGGACGCGATGTTCGACAAAGACCTGCCGGATTCGATTCGGCAAGGTCAGCGATTGACCACCATGACCAGTGGTCAAAAACGCTTTCCGATCGCACCGTCGAAATTCAAATTTGCTCAACACGGCAAGAGCGGCGCGTGGGTCAGCGAATTGCTGCCGCACACCGCGAAGATCGTGGACGATTTGGCGTTCATCAAAACCGTCAACACGGAAGCGATCAATCACGACCCCGCAATTACCTACATTCAAACCGGCTCACAGCAACCGGGCCGTCCGAGCTTGGGAGCGTGGTTGTCTTACGGACTCGGCCAGGAAAACCAGAACCTGCCGGGTTTCGTGGTCTTGCACTCGACTTGGAGCGCCAAACGTGACGCCCAGGCGATTTACTCGCGATTGTGGGGCAGCGGCTTTTTGCCGTCCAAACACCAAGGGGTGTCGCTGCGTTCCAAAGGCGATCCGGTATTGTATCTGTCGAATCCTCCCGGCGTCGATGGGCAAACGCGTCGGACCATGCTGGACGCACTCGGACAACTGAACCAGCAGCAATTCGATACCGTTGGCGATCCAGAGATCAACACGCGAATCGCTCAGTACGAGATGGCCTACCGGATGCAAACGTCCGTCCCGGATTTGATGGATCTCAGTGGCGAACCGAAACACATCCTGGAGCAGTACGGCCCCGATGTCACCAAGCCAGGCACCTTTGCGGCCAACTGTCTACTCGCTCGCCGTCTGGCTGAACGGGACGTGCGATTCGTGCAAATTTTCCATCGTGGCTGGGATCATCATGGTGCGTTGCCACGTGATCTGCCGTTGCAATGTGGCGATGTCGATCAACCTGCGGCCGCGTTGGTTCAAGACCTCAAGCAACGCGGATTACTCGATGACACGCTCGTGATTTGGGGCGGCGAATTCGGACGCACGATCTATTGCCAAGGTGGTCTGACTCGGCAGAATTACGGACGCGACCATCACCCGCGTTGTTTCACCGTCTGGATGGCTGGCGGGGGCGTGAAGGGCGGCATCACGTATGGGGAAACGGATGACTTCAGCTATAACGTCGTCGACAAACCCGTCCACATTCACGATCTGAACGCAACCGTTCTGCGGTGCTTAGGCATCGACCACGAACGTTTGATCTACCGCTTCCAAGGTCGAGACTTCCGCCTCACCGACGTGCATGGCAACGTCGTCGAGGAGATTCTGGCCTAA
- a CDS encoding PSD1 and planctomycete cytochrome C domain-containing protein, with protein sequence MEIRFCYFAAIGVLLSIPGTAASAEPVDFNRDIRPLLSDRCYHCHGPDGEHREAGLRLDTEEGALAETDYGNHAIVAGDRDQSAIWERITSTDPDLKMPPPDSGRKLSKEEVETLGRWIDAGAPWANHWSFIEPRKSDLPPTKWEELVKNPIDRFVFARLEKEGLSPSAEADRETLIRRVTFDLTGLPPTLDEIDAFLADESPDAYEKVVDRLLRSPRYGEHMARYWLDAARYGDTHGLHLDNERSIWPYRDYVIDAFNNNKPFDEFTVEQIAGDLLPEPTLTQRIATGFNRCNVTTSEGGSIAEEFRVRYAIDRTETLGTVWMGLTVGCAVCHDHKYDPISQAEFFQLYAYYNSTADKAMDGNALLPPPSVRVPTKEQLQEIADLQAKVTKIEHTLTTKAIHYPYQDPGPDADKSAGSLHEFVWIEDGLPSGAKPMGNSPWEFVTDPVFSGEKASKRTAKELSQHFFQDASPGLLIGENDTLFAYVYLDPKNPPQEIMLQFNDGSWDHRAVWGADKIDWGQKDTPSRRFFGELPEPGKWVRLEVKTQDVGLKPNSVIKGWAFTQFGGTVYWDKAGIISQNRQAGAGFASQTAWEESVAARNYDGLAPDLTAALKVTSAERSESQSELVKAYFISEVYTKSRPEFDQLRTELKQTRERIAAIEKNAPSTLVMADQPKLRPTYVLERGEYDKPDKEREVFPNVPSVLPALPEDAPRNRLAIAQWLVSDTHPLTARVVVNRYWQRFFGTGLVKTAEDFGAQGDWPSHPRLLDWLAVEFRESGWNVKQMQKQIAMSHTYRQSSHATSEAFKRDPENRLLARGPRFRLDAEMLRDYALATSGLLVEQIGGRSVKPYQPGGLWKAVGYTSSNTANFKQDAGHALYRRSMYTFWKRTSPPPSMATFDAPTREACTVRRPRTNTPLQALVLMNDTQYVEAARHFGSRIVQEGGESDEGRLTFGFRITTGRVPQPQELTVLTKVLNQYRQQYEDQPEAATKLLAVGDSPATPADNPGEQAAWTMIGSLLMNLDEAITKG encoded by the coding sequence ATGGAAATCCGTTTCTGTTATTTCGCCGCGATTGGTGTTTTGCTTTCGATCCCTGGAACGGCCGCAAGTGCGGAGCCCGTGGATTTCAACAGGGACATCCGCCCGTTGTTGTCGGATCGTTGCTATCACTGTCATGGTCCGGACGGCGAACATCGCGAAGCCGGTTTGCGGTTGGACACTGAAGAAGGTGCATTGGCGGAAACCGATTACGGCAACCACGCCATCGTGGCCGGTGATCGCGATCAGTCGGCCATTTGGGAGCGAATCACTTCGACCGATCCCGACTTGAAAATGCCGCCTCCGGATTCGGGACGAAAACTCTCGAAAGAGGAAGTCGAAACGCTTGGGCGTTGGATTGATGCTGGTGCACCGTGGGCGAATCATTGGTCCTTCATTGAGCCTCGCAAATCGGATTTGCCACCGACGAAGTGGGAAGAACTCGTCAAGAATCCCATTGATCGGTTCGTGTTCGCACGTTTGGAGAAAGAAGGGCTATCGCCGTCTGCGGAAGCTGATCGAGAAACCTTGATTCGTCGTGTGACCTTCGACCTGACGGGGTTGCCGCCGACGTTGGACGAGATCGATGCGTTTCTTGCAGATGAATCGCCGGATGCATACGAGAAGGTCGTCGATCGGCTGTTGCGATCACCCCGCTATGGCGAGCACATGGCGCGGTATTGGTTGGATGCCGCCCGCTACGGAGACACGCACGGTTTGCATCTCGATAACGAACGCAGCATTTGGCCGTACCGGGATTATGTGATCGATGCGTTCAACAACAACAAGCCGTTCGACGAGTTTACCGTCGAGCAGATCGCGGGGGATTTGTTGCCGGAACCGACGTTGACGCAACGGATCGCCACCGGCTTCAATCGTTGCAACGTGACGACCAGCGAAGGCGGTTCAATCGCCGAGGAATTTCGTGTCCGGTACGCCATCGACCGCACCGAAACGTTAGGCACCGTTTGGATGGGACTGACCGTCGGTTGTGCGGTCTGTCATGATCACAAATACGACCCGATTTCTCAGGCCGAGTTCTTCCAACTCTATGCCTACTACAACAGCACCGCCGACAAAGCGATGGACGGCAACGCACTTCTGCCGCCGCCGTCTGTGCGAGTTCCCACGAAAGAGCAACTCCAAGAAATCGCCGACTTGCAAGCGAAGGTCACGAAAATTGAACACACACTGACCACCAAGGCGATTCACTATCCCTACCAAGATCCTGGCCCCGACGCCGACAAGTCTGCGGGATCACTGCACGAGTTTGTTTGGATCGAAGACGGTCTTCCATCGGGGGCGAAACCGATGGGCAATTCCCCCTGGGAGTTCGTGACCGACCCCGTCTTCAGCGGCGAGAAAGCCAGCAAACGGACAGCAAAAGAACTCAGCCAGCATTTCTTTCAAGACGCATCACCGGGGTTGCTGATTGGCGAGAACGACACGCTGTTTGCGTATGTGTATCTCGATCCGAAGAATCCGCCGCAAGAAATCATGCTGCAATTCAACGACGGCAGTTGGGATCACCGTGCTGTTTGGGGAGCCGACAAAATCGATTGGGGCCAGAAGGACACCCCCAGTCGTCGCTTCTTCGGAGAGCTACCAGAACCCGGGAAGTGGGTCCGTCTGGAAGTCAAGACGCAGGACGTCGGATTGAAACCGAACAGTGTGATCAAAGGCTGGGCATTTACTCAGTTCGGTGGCACTGTCTATTGGGACAAAGCGGGAATCATCTCGCAGAATCGCCAAGCGGGAGCGGGATTCGCCTCGCAAACGGCTTGGGAAGAATCGGTGGCCGCTCGCAATTATGACGGTCTCGCTCCCGATTTGACGGCTGCCCTGAAGGTCACATCGGCAGAGCGTTCCGAATCGCAAAGCGAACTCGTCAAAGCCTATTTCATCAGCGAAGTTTACACGAAATCCCGACCGGAATTCGATCAGCTGCGAACGGAGTTAAAGCAGACTCGCGAGCGAATTGCCGCGATCGAAAAGAACGCTCCCAGCACACTTGTGATGGCAGACCAACCCAAGTTGCGACCGACCTACGTGTTGGAGCGTGGCGAATACGACAAACCGGACAAAGAGCGGGAAGTCTTCCCGAACGTGCCCAGCGTGTTGCCCGCATTGCCGGAAGACGCCCCGAGGAACCGCTTGGCAATTGCCCAGTGGTTAGTCAGCGACACGCATCCACTAACGGCTCGCGTGGTCGTCAATCGGTATTGGCAGAGGTTTTTCGGAACCGGGCTTGTCAAAACCGCTGAGGATTTTGGAGCCCAGGGCGATTGGCCATCTCATCCCCGATTGCTCGATTGGCTTGCCGTCGAGTTCCGTGAGAGTGGTTGGAACGTGAAACAGATGCAGAAACAAATCGCGATGTCGCACACCTATCGACAGTCCAGCCATGCGACCAGTGAGGCGTTCAAGCGAGACCCCGAAAACCGCCTGCTCGCGCGTGGTCCACGCTTCCGTTTAGACGCTGAGATGCTTCGAGATTATGCCCTCGCCACGAGTGGTTTGCTGGTCGAACAAATTGGCGGCAGAAGTGTGAAGCCGTATCAACCGGGCGGGTTGTGGAAAGCCGTCGGGTACACGTCCAGCAATACCGCGAACTTCAAGCAAGACGCCGGTCACGCCCTGTATCGCCGTAGCATGTATACATTCTGGAAGCGAACGAGCCCGCCGCCGTCGATGGCCACTTTCGATGCCCCGACACGTGAAGCATGCACCGTGCGGCGTCCGCGAACGAACACTCCGTTGCAAGCCCTCGTGCTGATGAACGACACGCAGTACGTTGAAGCGGCTCGGCATTTCGGTTCGCGAATTGTTCAAGAAGGTGGCGAGTCCGATGAGGGGCGACTGACGTTCGGTTTCCGAATCACCACGGGGCGTGTTCCTCAACCGCAGGAACTTACCGTCTTGACCAAGGTACTGAACCAGTATCGTCAGCAATACGAAGATCAACCGGAAGCGGCTACGAAGTTGTTGGCTGTCGGAGATTCACCAGCAACCCCAGCCGACAATCCCGGCGAGCAAGCCGCGTGGACGATGATCGGCAGTTTGCTGATGAATCTCGATGAAGCCATCACCAAAGGGTGA
- a CDS encoding DUF1553 domain-containing protein, giving the protein MEIPALLTVRKLVLIVLGLFSAGTLLADDAEQAEFFESKVRPLLFKHCYECHSAESEELKGGLAVDTKSGWVTGGDSGPAIVPGKPDESPLIDAVKYLTFEMPPQGKLSDAEIKILETWVQTGAYDPRKDDGHVKAVRKGYDWSTARDFWAFRLPESSGPPSVTDSKWPNDDLDYFVLARLESEGMSPAPDADRRTWLRRVTFDLTGLPPTIEDQQAFLADTASDSVAKAKVVDRLLASPQYGVRWGRHWLDVARYADSNGSDFNASFYNAWRYRDYVVNAFNKDKPYDQFVREQLAGDLLPYANRHEQAEQLTATTFLNIGAKMLSERDKKKLQMDVVDEQIDTVGKTFLGLTIGCARCHDHKFDPIPTADYYALAGIFKSTITLEGESQQYVSAWKETSLPVSPEHAEALKKHSESVAAMKSQLNSAKKSLDKAKKNLGRLTSSYEGIVVDNTEAKIVGDWKESTFSPNYVGEGYLHDEKTDQGQKSVTWTPKLPHAGRYEVRIAYAGSSGRDDAVPVTIQHAGGVHEAKLNQAKAASIDSLFEPLGTFEFQAGTQGSVTISNTGTTDYVIADAVQFIPVKKQTVAAAESSKTTDETAKLRQEVKAAEKVVKSLEKELKSLEQNAPAPAPMVMAAREAPQIDDCNICIRGEVKNQGKKVQRGFLQALDSGPRHIHNSEQSGRLELADWIARTDNPLTARVIVNRVWHHMFGAGLVRTVDNFGHLGERPSHPELLDTLAVEFVENGWSIKQLIRRIALSRTYAMSTEFEADYAESDPDNRLLWRSNRKRLQAESIRDAMLFVSEELDLTPNEAPMKGFRYLVVNNSSQSASGSKNTSLRRSAYLPIIRNQLPAFLTTFDFADPDVVVGKRSLTNVPAQALYLLNSPFVAARAKAMAEKLTQDETLTITDRLIPLYQKVYGRTPTAIEVEQSEQFLADQTDANSAWTQLVQALFATTEFRMLD; this is encoded by the coding sequence ATGGAAATTCCCGCGCTCCTCACCGTTCGCAAACTCGTCTTGATAGTCCTTGGTTTATTCTCTGCGGGCACTTTGCTCGCGGACGATGCCGAACAAGCTGAATTCTTCGAAAGCAAAGTTCGGCCGTTGTTGTTCAAACATTGCTACGAGTGTCATTCGGCGGAATCCGAAGAACTCAAAGGCGGTTTGGCGGTCGATACCAAATCCGGGTGGGTCACCGGCGGCGACAGCGGACCAGCGATTGTTCCCGGCAAACCCGATGAAAGCCCGCTGATTGACGCCGTCAAATATCTGACGTTCGAGATGCCCCCGCAGGGCAAACTCTCAGACGCCGAAATCAAAATTCTGGAAACGTGGGTTCAAACCGGAGCCTACGATCCACGAAAAGATGACGGCCATGTGAAAGCAGTCCGAAAAGGATACGACTGGTCAACCGCCCGCGATTTCTGGGCCTTCCGTCTACCGGAATCGTCGGGACCGCCAAGCGTCACGGATTCGAAGTGGCCGAACGATGATCTGGATTACTTCGTGCTCGCTCGATTGGAGTCCGAGGGCATGTCCCCTGCCCCGGATGCCGACCGTCGAACCTGGCTACGACGCGTGACCTTCGACCTCACTGGTTTGCCGCCGACAATTGAGGACCAACAAGCGTTCCTAGCCGACACAGCAAGCGATTCCGTCGCCAAGGCGAAAGTCGTTGACCGCCTACTCGCATCTCCACAGTACGGCGTGCGATGGGGACGTCACTGGTTGGATGTCGCCCGCTATGCCGACTCGAACGGCAGCGACTTCAACGCGAGTTTCTACAACGCCTGGCGATACCGCGACTACGTCGTCAACGCCTTCAACAAAGACAAACCTTACGACCAATTCGTCCGTGAACAACTCGCGGGCGATCTTCTGCCATATGCCAATCGTCACGAGCAAGCCGAGCAACTCACCGCGACCACGTTCCTGAACATCGGAGCGAAAATGCTCAGCGAACGCGACAAGAAAAAGTTGCAGATGGATGTCGTCGATGAGCAAATCGACACCGTCGGCAAAACCTTCCTCGGGCTTACCATCGGTTGCGCCCGTTGTCACGACCACAAATTCGATCCCATTCCGACCGCCGACTACTACGCTCTCGCCGGGATTTTCAAAAGCACCATCACGCTCGAAGGCGAAAGCCAGCAGTATGTTTCCGCTTGGAAAGAAACCTCGCTGCCAGTCTCCCCCGAACATGCAGAAGCCCTCAAAAAGCACAGCGAGTCCGTTGCGGCGATGAAATCCCAACTCAATTCAGCCAAGAAATCGCTCGACAAAGCCAAGAAAAACCTGGGACGACTTACCAGCAGTTACGAAGGCATCGTCGTCGACAACACAGAAGCCAAAATCGTCGGAGACTGGAAGGAATCCACATTTAGCCCGAACTACGTGGGTGAAGGTTATCTCCACGATGAGAAGACCGATCAGGGACAAAAATCCGTCACCTGGACACCAAAACTCCCGCACGCCGGACGCTATGAAGTTCGCATTGCCTACGCGGGCAGTTCCGGCCGTGATGACGCCGTTCCAGTCACCATTCAACACGCCGGCGGAGTGCATGAAGCCAAACTCAACCAAGCGAAAGCCGCTTCCATCGATTCGCTCTTTGAACCGCTCGGGACATTCGAATTCCAAGCGGGAACACAAGGTTCGGTAACAATCTCCAATACCGGCACCACGGACTATGTCATCGCGGACGCCGTCCAATTCATTCCCGTCAAGAAGCAGACAGTCGCGGCAGCCGAGTCTTCAAAAACGACCGATGAGACCGCAAAACTCCGCCAAGAAGTGAAGGCGGCAGAGAAGGTCGTCAAATCACTCGAGAAAGAATTGAAATCGTTGGAGCAGAATGCCCCCGCTCCGGCCCCAATGGTTATGGCTGCTCGTGAAGCCCCGCAAATTGATGATTGCAACATCTGCATTCGTGGTGAGGTAAAGAATCAAGGCAAGAAGGTTCAGCGGGGATTCTTGCAGGCACTCGATTCCGGACCTCGTCACATCCACAACTCCGAACAAAGTGGACGGTTGGAGTTGGCTGATTGGATCGCTCGCACCGACAATCCGCTAACGGCCCGTGTGATCGTTAACCGGGTTTGGCATCACATGTTCGGAGCGGGCCTCGTCCGGACAGTCGACAATTTCGGCCACCTCGGCGAACGTCCTTCACATCCCGAACTGCTGGATACACTCGCTGTCGAGTTTGTCGAAAACGGTTGGAGCATTAAGCAACTCATCCGAAGAATTGCGTTGTCTCGCACCTATGCCATGAGCACAGAATTCGAAGCAGACTACGCTGAATCCGACCCCGACAATCGACTCCTTTGGCGATCCAACCGCAAACGCCTCCAAGCCGAATCAATCCGCGATGCCATGCTGTTTGTGAGTGAAGAACTCGACCTCACCCCCAACGAAGCCCCAATGAAAGGTTTTCGATATTTAGTAGTCAACAACAGCAGTCAAAGTGCGAGCGGTTCCAAAAACACGTCGCTTCGCCGCAGTGCTTATCTACCGATTATTCGGAACCAACTTCCCGCATTCCTGACAACCTTTGACTTTGCAGACCCTGATGTTGTCGTCGGCAAACGCTCCCTCACGAATGTCCCGGCACAAGCGTTGTACCTATTGAACTCACCATTCGTCGCCGCCCGTGCGAAAGCCATGGCGGAGAAGTTGACGCAAGACGAAACACTGACAATCACCGACCGTTTGATCCCGCTCTATCAAAAAGTCTACGGACGCACGCCAACCGCAATTGAAGTGGAGCAGTCCGAACAATTCCTTGCCGATCAGACCGATGCAAACAGTGCCTGGACACAACTGGTCCAAGCTTTGTTTGCAACAACAGAATTTCGCATGCTCGACTAG
- a CDS encoding DUF1501 domain-containing protein, with product MRSQQPTATPLTRRQLLQSSACGFGYLAFAGMAAEAASQADRLPRPHHAPRAKRVIFLFMHGGPSQVDLFDYKPRLQADDGKNLPFDPAPNISAKPKLMKSPWKFDRHGESGLWVSELMPNVAKHVDDLCVVRSMHSRGQSHGQAVCMLHTGTDNFVRPSVGAWVSYGLGAENQNLPAFISISPPSGHGGPRNYGSAFLPAAHQATTIGSSGRLGSGKIENLSSGDDLTTQRKQLDLLQSFNRNHLKRSVQDEQIEGAIESFELAFRMQQTAPDVLDLSQEPKSIQELYGVDKKETSNFAKQCILARRCAEAGVRYIQVSTGNVWDQHGGLRKGHTRNCLAVDQPISALLADLKARGLLDDTLVVWGGEFGRTPIAQGNDGRDHNPQGFTMWLAGGGVKGGMAYGETDDYGYYAVENRVHMHDLHATILHQLGLNHEQLTYRYSGRDFRLTDVYGNVVHDILA from the coding sequence ATGCGTTCCCAACAACCAACAGCGACTCCGCTTACCCGCAGACAACTGTTGCAATCCAGCGCATGCGGATTTGGATACCTAGCCTTCGCCGGCATGGCCGCGGAAGCCGCTAGTCAAGCCGACCGACTTCCACGCCCGCACCACGCACCACGTGCCAAGCGTGTGATTTTTCTGTTCATGCATGGCGGCCCTAGCCAAGTCGACTTATTCGATTACAAACCGAGACTTCAAGCCGATGATGGTAAGAACTTGCCATTCGATCCGGCTCCGAACATTAGTGCCAAACCCAAGCTGATGAAGTCTCCGTGGAAATTCGATCGGCATGGCGAAAGTGGGCTTTGGGTGTCCGAACTCATGCCGAATGTTGCCAAGCATGTCGATGACTTATGCGTCGTGCGGTCGATGCATAGTCGTGGGCAGTCACACGGCCAAGCTGTTTGCATGCTGCACACCGGGACCGACAATTTTGTCCGCCCGAGTGTCGGCGCATGGGTGAGCTACGGACTCGGTGCAGAAAACCAGAATCTCCCGGCCTTCATTTCCATCAGCCCCCCAAGCGGACACGGTGGACCACGCAATTACGGTTCCGCGTTTTTGCCAGCGGCACATCAAGCCACAACAATCGGTAGTTCCGGCCGACTCGGTAGCGGAAAAATCGAAAACCTCTCCAGCGGTGATGATCTCACAACCCAACGAAAGCAGCTTGATTTACTCCAGAGTTTCAACCGCAACCACTTGAAACGTTCCGTTCAGGACGAGCAAATTGAAGGTGCTATTGAGTCCTTTGAACTGGCATTTCGGATGCAACAAACAGCGCCGGATGTTCTCGACTTGTCTCAGGAACCGAAGTCGATTCAAGAGCTATATGGAGTTGATAAAAAGGAAACGAGTAACTTCGCCAAGCAATGCATTCTTGCAAGGCGATGTGCCGAGGCGGGCGTGCGGTATATTCAAGTCTCGACCGGCAATGTCTGGGACCAGCACGGCGGATTGCGAAAAGGACATACACGAAACTGCCTCGCGGTGGATCAACCGATCTCCGCATTGCTAGCCGATCTCAAAGCCCGTGGGCTTTTAGATGACACGCTCGTTGTCTGGGGTGGAGAGTTCGGCCGCACGCCAATCGCCCAAGGCAACGATGGTCGCGATCATAATCCGCAAGGCTTCACGATGTGGTTGGCCGGTGGTGGCGTGAAAGGCGGCATGGCTTACGGTGAAACCGACGACTACGGTTATTACGCCGTCGAAAACCGTGTGCACATGCACGATCTGCACGCCACCATCCTGCACCAACTCGGTCTCAACCACGAACAACTCACCTACCGTTACTCCGGCCGCGACTTCCGTTTGACGGATGTCTACGGCAACGTGGTGCATGACATTCTTGCGTAG